CTAACCAAAAAACTTGTAGTGTGATAGGTTTTTGCACTTCTGAGATTTCTGTTCTGCTTGCATCAGTATGAATCACCTACTCCAGGCATTTATTACTGTTCTCAAAAAAAGCCAACTCAGATGTCTAACTTCCTATAGCTTCAGTGTGATCCCTCTGCCATGAAGCTAAAACACTGTTTTGACATTGGAATGCTGGGGTCTTCTGTCCCCATCACCAACTCAGATGGCACAGTTTGGCTGCTGAATCCTGCCTTTTGCACAGATGAGAACCCAGATGCTACATCCTTCTTCTGCAGTTTGATAGGATGGTGACAGTGTACTTGGAGTTTCACTGATGTTTTTGCACAGAGGGAGGCACGATTGAATTCCAGTTGGTTAAAAATAGCCCACAGTCTTAGGTGCCTCTAAATCCTGATTGTCCATTTTGAGACATGTTAAGGAAATATGAGTAAGTTGAATAAATCCATTGAAACTGTaagcttttttcttctcctttctacAGACTATGAAAAGCTACAAAATGGATGGGCCACACAGAGGATTTTGTCTCATTATTAATAATGTTAACTTCAATAGTTCTCAGAGGAAGGGTTCTTGCAAAGATGCTGGTAAGTTACTGAAGTGAGATTTTTGGAGGATCTCTGTTTCTCCAGGTGAGTTGATTATGTAGTACTGCCCTATATTTTATTGTCTATGGTTAGTTAATATTCAAAAAGAGTGAAATGCTTGATATATGTTAAATTATGTCATTTGTTTATTATGGGGGAGGAGAGGATAAAGGACAAATAACCACAAATAAACAGGACAAATAAAAAGGacaaataaacccaaataaaGGGTTTTTCTGTTGGATTATTCTTGAATCATTTTAAGAATCACTTTTTACTTATCCTTTATCTACAGCTATAGTAAAGAACTAAAACTAAACTAAATTAAACCATCATTCTACCTAATATGATGCAAAAATCTGTAATCAAGCAACTCTGTGCATACTTCTTACTTGGTTCTGTTTCCTCTATTTATCTCTTATGAATAGTCAAAACTGCAACTGGAAAATAATGATGTGAGAAAGGTTTTGCAAGAACTTTTCTGAAACTGGGGAAGGGCAgattctttctgttttcaagtgTCATTTGCATGCTCACTTACAATGACAATGTATGCACTATTTTCTGAAGCTTGTCTAGAAAAATCCAGGAACTCTGTGTTTGAGCTGATGCCATCTTTTTTTTAGTCCAGTTAACCTTTAGTTGGTACTACTATGAGGATGAATCTGCAGAAGTGTCAGGGTGTAAGGTCTTTCCCCCTCCCAGATTAGCTTGCATGGTGACttcataaaatgtttttctcttgcctcaaattttccttttgtcttttatttatttacagagCAACTGGAGAGAGTATTCACCTGGCTTGGTCTGGATGTGAGGACTTATACAGATCTGACGTCTCGAGAGATTATCAATCTCATGGAAACTTGGCAGCGTGTGCCAGACCACAAAGACAGGAACTGTTTTATATGTTGTATTCTATCTCATGGAAAGTCAGGAGCAATCTATGGGACAGATGAAAAACTTGTGTCAATCCGTGTGCTTACATCCCACTTCACTGCCAAACAATGTCCCCAGCTGGCTGCAAAACCCAAACTCTTCTTTATCCAAGCATGCCAGGGTGACAAGATACAGTGTCCTGTCTATGTTGTTGCTGATGGACCAACTCCTGACTTGTCTTCCATGCAAGAGAgagtttttctttctgaaagcaTTCCTGAAGAGGCTGATTTCCTCCTAGGCATGGCCACAGTTGATGGCTATGTCTCTTTCCGGCACATGGAAGAGGGCAGTTGGTATATTCAGGCCCTCTGCAGCAAGCTAAAATTGTTGGTACCAAGGTAAATACTTGGCTTAGTGCTCTGattaaatttttcttctccaaaggcAGTTTATCTAGCAACACCCACTCATGTCCTAAGGTAGATGGAATTAGTTGAAGTGATGATTTCACACTGATTAATTTACATTAACTCTGCTAGTACCATACATGTACTGTAGAATGTGAAGTTTATTGtgaaaaaacactgaaaacctCACATCTATAATCTTTAAGACAGCACAGTTTATTGAATGATaggttaaaatattttattccgctatttttctttattgatCGAATTAAGTAAGACAGCAAGAAAAGGTCTTTTGTTTTTAGTATGACTCAAATAAGGACAAAAGAGAAATTTGGAGAAAAgtatgtgttttcttttttgtgttttaaatgttCATACTCTATCTTCTGGCTGATCAGGGAGATGTTAAATGGATTGCCATCTGCTTACTAAtaactaatttctttttttttttttttttgctctcctTCTGGCTGTAGGGGTGAAGATATTTTGTCAATTCTTACAGAAGTTAATGAAGATGTGGCTAGACGTGATAGCCCTTCAGGGACAAAGAAGCAAATGCCCCAACCAGCATATACcttaagaagaaaatttataTTCCCAATACCTATGGCCCCTCCTCCTTCAGAGCAATATCAGTGCTTTTAATAAACAAAATTTTATCATCTCATTTAAATGCAGTTCATCACACTGCCTATTTTAAGATATTTAGCCAAAACTTTGAGAATCTGTTAGCTTCGATGCAAGGCCTTATAAATTTTTTGCCAAACAAACTGTGAAACTGGAGGAGAcacaattaaaataatcaatGTGCCAGCTATTTACATCATCTCTATATTCAGAGTTATCAGTGTTGGAAAAACCACACAGAGTAACTCatgttaaacatttttttacCTGCACAGGCTGTAGATACAATAGGTTGTTCCTCACAGCATAGGGATTGCATGTAAGCTTTCATATTTAAACCAGGATTGTTAATGGTCTGGTTTAGATTCATCAAGTTTTATTTTGCAGGCTAACAATTTAAAATCCTGTTTCTAAATCCACTAGTTATGTTcatagagagaaaaaaatgggaatgaagAGACAAAACCTTAACTAGTAAGTGGAAAAGGATTTCTTCAATCTCTaatgaaaattacatttaaCTTAATAAAGAACCAGTTTCCAACTGAAATCAGCAATTTGTTCCACCGTGCCCTCAAATGTCCAGCATAAGCTTCAAGTACAATGAAGTTTTCCAAAACTGAGTAAAGCCAAAATGCTGCTTATTATTCCCTCTGTGAAACCTTGTGAAATGTTATTTCCCCATCACTTCTGAGAAAATTTATGGTAGAAGATTTGCATGCTGTGAAATACAGCAGTCAGATTAACTTTGTTAAACCTTGCAGTTTTAAATTATCATTTGTTGGTTTAGGATCTAAAATGCAACCAGTTTCTGAAGGCTCCTATGGACTAAGCTGCTGACAGAATTTTGTGAGTTAACTGAAATAATGCCATGTCGTTTTGTTATGAACACTTACTACATATGCCTGTGTCTTTCCTGTTTGTTATTACATTAAATTCATACTTTTTAAGAGCTTGGTGAGATAAATATTTTGTATTGGGGTAAGGGTTTGTCCTTGTTTCTGACTGATTCCTGCACTTTGTTGGGCTTCATGAATCAGTGAGGTTTTAACTGCTTTAGGATTTAAGCTGAAGTGAAACTTCATCAAAATGCTCATTGTTATATAAATATAACTCATTGTTATATAAGATTAGCAATACCTTAAGGTGAAGACAGGAAAGAGTACTGTCTAGTGCTATTGGGTGCAATTTATAGCTTGCACTATTTTTAGGAGGGGAGTTTTGCATCATACAGAGCATATTGAAATGCAGCCAGTTTTCCAAAACATGATGGCCCTTTTATGATAATGAAGTGGTATTGCATTTTAATACCCTTTGCATTTTAAGTCTTCTGAGTTGGCATGACTGCCGCACTTGAAGTCACATTTATGCCACAgataagaaaaatgtttcatcCTTTAGTGGAATATATAACACTGGGATGGAATTGTGATGTTTCTGGCTTGCAGTTACTGTTCAGAATTGATGCACTCATTTTGTATGTtcaggaaacaaatttttatcaGTCTGGAGTAACCATTGACTTAGTTTTGTGGgatcttgttttcatttttagtttGGTAGATAGGGAATGCTATCgtgctctttttctttttctgtagaGACTTCTGCCTCAGTAATCACTGGGTAATCTCCACTGGGTAATCTCCAGTGAAATCATAGATAGGTAAAGGCAATCAGAAGAGTCTGATCTTACTGAGCCTTGAGTTCCATGGGGGGAGGGATCCACCCTTGTGAAGTGTGAGACTGGTGAAGTCTCCCTTGCTCATAAGAAGTTTGTTTAAGCAGAGTTTACGCTATCCTGATGTGGACTATTCAGTGTATTTCACCTGTGAGTGTTGAGGGCTGTGTTCATGTGGCTGCACAGTGTAATACCTGGTGCATGCAGTGGTACTTGTCAGTACCAAAGGCATGGCAAGCTGgaactggagctgcagctgccatctTTGGCATTTCTGTGTTATCTCCTGCAGGGTGTTGTGAGATGGAAGTTTGAAACTCTTGGGGAGAGTGTGTTGGTTTTGTACAGCTCAGGTATTCATCAATCCTCACTGTACACACTGTACACCTTTCCTGTATCcagtgacacagagctgtgccagaaaGATACTGGTCACAAACACAAACAACCAAAGAAATGTGGTCAGTTGCTGTTGAGGCTTACTGGTAGCATACAGACCCATGCACCCATTCTCCACCTACAGAATTAAGGAAGGGTTGTGTCTTGTGCAGCCCCTGCATAGACAGATTTAAGTGGAACTAGTGTAAAAAGTCTTCTGGGGAAATTGCTGTCTTGGCAAGATCATTATCTTAAAGTGGTAAAAAAGTTTCTTGGTCTCCTGTCCCTCGTGTCATTTTTGTGCAGGAGATGTGTGTCCCgccctgtgccagtgcaggtGATAGTTGTTCCAGttgctgagcaggcaggaacTGCAGCAGTTTTTCTTCCTCAAGACCACCCTTTCTAGGGACATGAAGTTTTGGCAGACTGTACAAGGAAAAGATTGGGTCACTGAGACAGTTCTGGAGGAAACCAGAGTGCAGGGGAGCTAAGGGAAATGAGGGAGACTAATTAAACAAAAGGACAGTAACTTTTCCAAGGAGGCCGAGAGGAAGAAATCAAAAGTGAAACTAATAGTGCCAAAAGGGGTGGAACTTCAAGCTGCTGACTGAGGAGAAGCCATTAGCTGTCCGTCATAGTGCATATCACGGCACGGGGGCTCTTTCAGACTGCAACTGAAGTCCTGGTTCAGGTAAGACACAGAAGAAATTATGGAAGGAAAGAGATGCTGAGACTTGGAATGGCATGGAGACAAACATTTTGGACCTGAAGATGAAAAAGTACTTGTGTTCCTCTGTGCTGTTCCCAGCCTTTGGATGGTGGAGCAATTCCTGCCTGCGAAACAAGGTTTTCTGATCTGTTACTAGGGTGTGCCTTTTGGAAGGAATTTATACACCTCATTCTATCAACGGATGGGGTATAGTTTGAGTTTGTAAAGATAGATAGGTTGAAATCCATGAATGACTGTTTTCATTGcaaaattttaacaaatttcAGCACTCCTAACTCACTTCATAGTTCTGCTGTGAGGCTCTACTGAGTCTGGTAGCCATACTGAGTGCTCTTTCATTTCCTGCTTCATGGAAGATTCCAGCGACTTGCATGCTGGAAGTCTTTTCATTGAAGGCTAAATTCTTTACTTTAAAGAGAATGAAGATGTAAGAAGTTAATTATGTTCAAATTCTCCTCTAAATGGGGAAGTATATTgcataaataatttcagaagaCTGTTCAGTCGTTGATTTCCCTGCATTTACTGAGTGCTGCTACTGAATTTGGTGCTAATagttggcttttttttaaatttaaaaaatatcttcctGTTAAAAATAAACTGGAGTGAGTTGGAGAGGGACTTCAGAGAAAGGGGGTAAGTCATGACAGATTTTGTGATATAGCAAGGAAGTGGGATTgagatattttaaatgaaaatatgtaGATTCAGCCGTCTCTGGTTTTTAATTAGGATTTGTGTATGAAAGCAgaagtgctgagctgtgcttatGCTAGAAAGCACTAGGTATGCTGCTTAGTTGTTGCTGTAAAACAAGAGCAAAACCTGATTACTTCATGGCTTGtttaccattttttttctcacaaattCTGTAATAATCAGTTTTCTGAAAATGGAAGTAGCTGAAGTAGAGATTGCCTGCTTTATTAgcattttattcattttttagcattttataTATGTTATTGTAACATATTTCTTGGAAGTCATGTGATAATACTGTATTGTAAAAAAGGCAGACTTTTCCTGGAACTTTAGAGATTGGCTGTCTCACTTTCTTCAGAGTTGTTCTCCCATGTAAGTGATTTGAAATTACTACTacaattaatattatttttactgGTATCAGTTGTGCCTTTAAGTTAGTAAACTGGAGAAAAATACAGCGGCActtaaatattgttttaattGTGCTCCCTGTAATTACAGACAGACTTTAAGTAACATATAGGTGACACATCTGTTCTAACTGCAATAACTTGATGGGTTTGAAACTTACAGCCtttgagaaataaaatgaaaattctctTTACAAGAAAGTTTTGCTTCTATAAGCAATATCTCTTGTATCATAAATTAAAGGCATGATTTATGTGAGAAAGAAGATAACTTCATAACTACCTCccaagaaaatattctttccttTGTAGTTACAGAAATATAAAGTCAAGTAATCATTGAGGTTAAGCACATTAAGATACTACTGGCTTATATGGGCTGAAGGACATGGATTCTTGCCTGTTTAAAAGTTTGGTTTGAgtggatttaaagaaaacagtattttggGGCAGAACACAAATTGGATGTGCTGTGTCACAACGTGTTTCACTGTTTATCAGTTTACTTGAAATGCAAAGGTTTAAGATTCAGTTATACATTTACTAGATTCACTTGTACATTCACTCTTACTAGCCCACACAACACTGACCAAGGGCTTGCCACAAAAAGCTCCTTTGCTGTCGAGTGGTCCTTGGAGGAGAGCAGAATACAATTGTTTGCTAATTATTATTTCCAGTTAGTCAGCTGGACTACCTTGGGGTACTGTTACTGAAAGATCTGCAGTAGCAGTAAATAAAATGGATTGCAGTATTCCAGTAGTGCAGGAGTAGGAAATTCTCTTTTGTCATTGTTGCCTTTTCTGTCTCCCATTGCCAGTGTCTGTAAGACAAGAGACCTGTTCTGAATGCATTTATATAGTTTCTCTTCAGAGATTCCCAGGTGTCTGACACCTTGGGCAGAGAAGATAAAGTGGCAAATGGATATCTTACTAGAAGGAAGAAGAGACAGGTCGTTTAAGTGCCAGCTGTAGGCTGATTTGTCTCAAGCATGCTGAGCATTGCTACAGGAGAGGTGTGATCAGGGAAGAGGGTCCTGAGACAGTGGGGCAGCACTGGGCTgagccagctccctgctccaccCTGAGATTTGTGCtccatcccccagcccagctcccttcTGGGGAAAAGGTGTCAGTGCACAAGTGAACAAAACACATGAGTCTAATTTAGATAATGGCCATGCACCAGGTTAACTCCAGCAGGACACGGACTGGGCAGATTGGGCACACACCCCTGCCCCCCTTTATGCCCTTTCTGTTCTCTCTCCATCTCCAGACTATCCATTTGGCAGCATCAACACAGAATATAAGGACTGGGGATattctttgctttcttctctttcttggCTTTCACAGCTATAATATTTTACCCCCTATTCTATTTTGAAGTTTGTTGTGGGAGGGAGGAGCTTGTGGAGATTTTTGTGGCTCGGGAGCCAGCACCTTTTGAGGAGTTTGTTGTGGGATTTGTGAAGTGTACTGTGCAAAATTAAGGGCTTGATAGCCTCCCCTCTTGTGGGAGTGTATTGTATAAATTTAAGGGCAGGTTAGCCAATACCTTTTGAATTTAAATATCAGGCTGGGCTGGTTGCTGCAGTTAAGAAGATGGTACAATCAAAAAATGAGACCTCCTGACACATGTCCAGTGTCTTTGTTCAGTTTGAAAAGAGTTTGTAACAGACACCAACATGCCCATGGTGTCAGCAGAGCTAGGTCCCTTCAGTGTCAGAGGGGATAGCTGGAAGGCTTGGAATTTTCTAACTTCCTCTTGTGCTCAAAAGTTGAGTCCATAAGCCAAGTTAATTATTTCTAAAGCTGATGGAGAAAGTGGAGGAGAAGGGAGGTGATATTCTATGCTCAGTGAAAGAGCTAGTTTGATAAGAATTCTTCATGGGCCTTTGTAAAAGGGATGACATGATCTctatttgcttttaatattaCAAATTCATTGAGAGCTGGGAACTGAGTTTACTTGATGCAGATAAACCAAACCAGGAAGAGGTGCTTTGGGTAAGCTGGCCAGAAGCAGTatgaaaagaaaggagaagccagATAGCTTAGAGTAGCTATACTCATGTGGACTCTCAGTTCTGTTATGGTGTAAAATTTGGCAGTCTCATTTATAGCATAGTCTATATTTCAGACTGGCAAGTGGCTGTTTCTCCCAAATGATAGCAAACTTCAAAAGCCCCAAACCCGAAGAAAACAAGCAGCAGCCTGCCAGGCCTTTACATCCTATACATTGGTACTCCCCACTGTCCAGACACACCATAGGAAGCAAGAATAATCTATGACTTTCTCTGCTAATGTCACTTAGTACAGAGATTTCAATATCCTTTGTAAAGTCCAGAGAACTGAAGGAGTTAAGCATCAAAGCTATGATAGCAAGACAGCCCCTCTCTATGGAAATACTTCTGACTGCATGTATTAATTTTGGGCTATTGGACACGATGTGATACCTCTTACATAAATCATGTTGTTGCACTTACTTACTGACAAATGAAATCAACTGCTGTTTGTGTTTAGATCCAAATCCTGATGTGAAATGAGTACAGAGTTCCGCAAACTGCTTTTTGAAGTTTCTGAGGCTTTGGTGACAGACGAACTGTCAGCTCTTAAATTCCTCAGCCTGGACTATGTTGCCAAGGGGACGCTGGAAACCATCCATGAGCCCAAGGCCTTCTTTGAAGTTCTGCAGGAGAGAGACATGATTGAGGCAGGGAACCTGTTCTtcctgaaggagctgctctACCGGATCCGTCGGATCGACCTCCTGTCTGCCCACCTGGGCTCCAGCCgggaggagatggagagggaGCTGCGGGTCCCGGGCAGGGCACAGGTGTCAGATTACAGGTAAACACGGGAGCATGCACATTACAACAGTTCAGTGTCAACTGTCTCTTCTGTCTGCACTTTTGTCTTGTGAATATCCCAGCATAACTGTGTTTATTACACATGAATTCCTGCCATTGTGAGTTTTACATTTTGCAGTTCAAATGTTTAATTGTGGTGTTTACTTCTTTCTTGAAAGTCTCTCTATTGTTTATTGTCAGGCAACTGCTGTATGAAATTGCAGAGGATTTGACTTCAGAGAATGTCCAAAAAGTGAAGTTCCTGCTCCGAGGACCACTACTAAAGAGCAAGCTCCAGGAAAATGCTGTATGAAAAGTAgtcttgagaagttttttgcAAGGCTAGTTCAGAGTCCTCTAGTTCTTGTAAgaagggaggaaagagaaagaaagagaaagtcTGCTCTCATGAAAATCTGGTTTGAAAGAACTGTGATGTTAGCTAATAACTGCTGTGTGAAAGAATGGATCCTTATTTTTTGCATTGtatctttgcctttttttctctcctgattCTATTTTTTCTCCACCAGCTGTCTCTTTAATCTTATCTTCTTGCAAAATCCATCATGCTCTTCCTTTAATCTTTGCTTGGCATTTATAAGACAAATGTCTTTATAAGAAATATGCTATACCTAAAAAGAGTGATGTTCActaaaggaaaaacaatgttTTGGAGACAGAAAATCAAGTTCTAATGTGAGTTGAGTCACAAATTTTTATGTGTCAATGGGTATACTTtcttatttattataatttggAGTAACAACATACTGTTAAGTTTCCCCAAAAGTATTAAGAGGTTGAGTGAGCTAGTTTAATATTTGTAATGAGCTGAGTTATAAAAATGCTTGGTATTATTAACAACCTTCCTTGAAAGTCCTATTTGTATTGTGGCACATAGAGGAAAATTAGCAGATTTACCTCCAACTTGGTGGACAATGGAGCTTTAATAAACAAAATTAGTACCAAACAACTTTCCTGTGATGGAAAATGGCATAGCTAAAGAATTTAGCAGCACCTTATCAGAACACAAAGGCACAACAGGATGTTATGTTATCCTCATCAGTGCTTTGTACTGCTGAAAAAAAGCAGGATAGCCTAGTTATAGGCAATTTCTAATTGTCCTGCTTTAACCTTAGTGATGATGGGTTTATTCCATCCTTAGtgatggatgtggcacttgctgccatgatctagttgaacagttagaacatcggctggacttgatgatcttataggtctcttccagtcttgaacttctgtgattctgtgattctgtgattcagttaCATAGCATCTTGATCCTTGCTTTGATGAGTTTTGGAGGAAAAAGTAATAGGTCTTTAGCTGGTCCCTGGGAATGAGGATGTTGTcttctgccctgctgcagaagTCTCTGGGAATGAGGATGTTGTCTTCTGCCCtgttgcagagctgcctgaTACTGTGGTTATCAAAGGTCACTGGATGAGTTTGGTTCATGTGTTTTTGTTTTACCAGTCAATGTTGCAGGTCTTtctggaaatggaaataaatgggaTAATTGAGGAAGATAACCTGACAATGCTGAAAGATATATTTCAGGGATTTAGAGCtgacttaaagaaaaaaattgatgcctatgaagaaaaaaaaagaggtaaatTTATTTAAGCTGTTTAAGAAC
This genomic window from Ammospiza caudacuta isolate bAmmCau1 chromosome 8, bAmmCau1.pri, whole genome shotgun sequence contains:
- the CASP10 gene encoding caspase-10, which translates into the protein MENDISLKFHQQLFLISENLVTEDVAALKFLCTDLLHLSKLEGVKSAADIFKLLMAQEYLNVEDTFILAELLYRIKCHSLLEKLGYTKEKVQERLSEKGRISPYRQMLYELSENITSVMLKEITFLLRDHLPKRCMILSALDLLTLLEKQSLLTKDNVKILENVFMTISPDLLETIDLYKKGKDNKAANFTQGFPEVNLELRGEFSNVENESKTMKSYKMDGPHRGFCLIINNVNFNSSQRKGSCKDAEQLERVFTWLGLDVRTYTDLTSREIINLMETWQRVPDHKDRNCFICCILSHGKSGAIYGTDEKLVSIRVLTSHFTAKQCPQLAAKPKLFFIQACQGDKIQCPVYVVADGPTPDLSSMQERVFLSESIPEEADFLLGMATVDGYVSFRHMEEGSWYIQALCSKLKLLVPRGEDILSILTEVNEDVARRDSPSGTKKQMPQPAYTLRRKFIFPIPMAPPPSEQYQCF